A section of the Festucalex cinctus isolate MCC-2025b chromosome 7, RoL_Fcin_1.0, whole genome shotgun sequence genome encodes:
- the elovl4a gene encoding elongation of very long chain fatty acids protein 4a: protein MEIVTHLINDTIEFYKWTLTIADKRVEKWPLMDNPLPTLAISASYLLFLWLGPKYMKNREPFQLRKTLVVYNFSMVFLNFFIFKELFMAARAASYSYICQRVDYSDDPNEVRVAGALWWYFISKGIEYLDTVFFILRKKFSQVTFLHVYHHCTMFTLWWIGIKWVAGGQSFFGAHMNAAIHVLMYLYYGLASCGPKIQKYLWWKKYLTIIQMIQFHVTIGHTALSLYVNCDFPHWMHYSLICYAITFIILFGNFYYQTYRRQQPRRDASSSSKASKAISNGALNGLSKASNGAAVTGTKDDKPQESTSRRKRKGRAKRD from the exons ACAAGCGAGTGGAGAAATGGCCCCTGATGGACAACCCCTTGCCCACGTTAGCCATCAGTGCATCCTACCTGCTGTTCCTCTGGCTCGGGCCCAAATACATGAAGAACAGGGAACCCTTCCAGCTTCGCAAAACACTCGTTGTCTACAACTTCAGTATGGTCTTCCTCAACTTCTTCATCTTCAAAGAG CTGTTTATGGCAGCCCGGGCAGCGAGCTACAGCTACATTTGTCAACGGGTGGACTACTCGGATGACCCAAATGAAGTCAGG GTGGCAGGGGCATTGTGGTGGTATTTCATTTCCAAAGGCATCGAGTACCTGGACACGGTGTTTTTCATCCTGAGGAAAAAGTTCAGCCAGGTCACCTTTCTGCACGTCTACCACCACTGCACCATGTTCACGCTCTGGTGGATCGGCATCAAATGGGTGGCGGGAGGACAGT cattttttgGTGCACACATGAACGCAGCAATCCATGTGTTGATGTACCTCTACTATGGCCTGGCTTCTTGTGGTCCCAAGATCCAAAAGTACCTGTGGTGGAAAAAGTACCTGACTATCATCCAGATG ATCCAGTTCCACGTCACCATCGGCCACACGGCTTTGTCCCTCTACGTCAACTGTGACTTCCCTCACTGGATGCACTACTCCCTCATCTGCTACGCGATCACCTTCATTATCCTCTTCGGCAACTTCTACTACCAGACCTACCGCCGCCAGCAGCCCAGGCGCgatgcctcctcctcctccaaagCAAGCAAGGCCATCTCGAACGGGGCCCTCAACGGACTCAGCAAGGCCAGCAATGGTGCGGCGGTGACGGGGACCAAAGATGACAAACCCCAGGAAAGCACTAGCAGGAGAAAGAGGAAAGGAAGAGCCAAAAGAGATTAG